CCCGCGCATTTGGACGCGGCGCGCGCGTGCCGGTCACGTGGCTGGTCGCGGCCAATGACAGCTACTTTCCACCATCGCTTTCGCGTCGGCTTGCGGAGGACTTCGACTCGGCCGGAGGCCGGGCACACTTCAAGCTGTTGCCAGCGTCCGGCGAGGAGGGGCATTGGATGATCGAGCACGACGACGGCGTGGCACTGGCGGCGGATTTGCTGTCGCGGGCGCTGACAACGACACGTCGATCGACGCATCCGATGCCGCCGAACTAGCAGGACACGATGACGCTGTATTTCCTGATCAAATATCTCCACGTGCTCGGCGCCATCGTCATTCTCGGCACCGGCACGGGGATCGCATTCTTCATGCTGATGGCGCATCTGAGCGGCGAGGCCGCGTTCATCGCGCGCACGGCTGGCGTCGTGGTGATCGCGGACATGCTCTTCACACTGTCGGCGGTGCTGCTGCAGCCGGTCACCGGCGGCACCTTGATGTGGCTGTCGTCCACGGCCGTGAGCGAACGCTGGCTGCTCACCTCGCTCGCACTCTACGCCGTCGCCGGCCTGTTCTGGGTCCCCGTGATCTTCATGCAGATCGAACTGCGCGACCTCGCCCGTGCTGCTGATATCAGCGCCCAGGCGCTGCCGCCGCGCTACTTCATCGTCTTCCGCCGCTGGTTCCTGTGCGGCATCCCCGGTTTCGGCGCGGTCATGGCCATTCTCTGGCTGATGATCGCAAAGCCGCTCTGACGAGACGCGCATGATCACGTCGACCACCCCCCGCATCCTCGTGCTTGGCGCCTCCGGCCTGATCGGGCGCTTCATCACCGACGATCTGCGCCAGCGCGGCTGTGCGACGGTCGGCGTCGCGCGCGCGTTCTCGCCATCGCAACGCACGTCGCCGTTCGACATCGAGCTGCCGATCATGGCGCTCGATGCGCCGGCTTTGGCGAGCCTGATCCGCGCCCACGAGATCGACGTCGTCATCAACTGCCTCGGCGTGCTGCAGGATGGTCCGGGCAGCGATACCGCTGCCGTGCATCGTGAGTTCGTCGCGCGCGTGCTCGCAGCGATCACGGCCTGCGGCCGTCGCGTACGCTTCATTCACATCTCGATCCCCGGCACGGCCGATGAGGATCACACCGCTTTCGCGACCACCAAGCGCGAGGCGGAGCAGTTGATTGCATCCTCAGACATTCCCTACGCCATCCTGCGCCCGGGCTTCGTGATCGCGCCATCGGCCTATGGCGGCAGCGCGATGGTCCGCGCGCTCGCGGCGCTTCCGGTCGACCTGCCGGCGAGGGATGCGGCGACGCCGTTCCAGCCGGTGGCGGTGGCGGACATCGCCGCGACCATCGCCTGGCTCGCGATGCGGCCGATCGATGACGAGGCGACGCGCGCGGTGAGCTGGGACCTGATGCAGCCCGAGGCGGTGACGCTTGGCGACGTCGTCGATGCGTTTCGGCGCAGTTTCGGCACGACGGATTGGCCGCGCGTTGCCTTGCCCGCACCGCTGATCAATCTCGGCGCTTTCGCCGGTGACCTCTGCAGCCGGCTCGGCTGGATGCCGCCGATGCGCACCACCGCGATCGCCGAGCTTCGCCGCGGGGTGCACGGCGATCCCGCACCGTGGATCGCGGCAACCGGCATCACCCCCACGCCGCTGGACGCCGTCGGCGTGCGTGGCGCCACCATTCAGGACAAGTGGTTCGCGCGGCTGTTCCTGATCAAGGCACTGATCATCGCGAGCCTCGTGCTGTTCTGGGTCGCATCGGGGTCGATTGCACTGTTCGTCTCGTTCCCGGCGACCACGGCGGTCCTGACCACGCACGGCTGGCCGGAAGGCTTTGCGATTCCGTTCGCGGCGATCACCAGCATGATGGACATTTCGGTCGGTCTATTGATCGCGTTCCGCAAGACCGCAGCATTCGGGCTCGCCGCCGGCATCCTCGTCTCGCTCGGCTACATGCTCGGCTGCGCGATCCTCACCCCCGATCTCTGGCTCGAGCCGCTCGGCGCCCTGGTGAAGACGGGACCTGCGATCGTGCTGATGCTGGTCGCGCTGCTCATGATGGACAATCGCTGATGACCAACTGGCCCGACGATGACGTGATCCTCTACGACGGCGTCTGCGTGTTCTGCTCCCGCTGGGTGCAGTTCGTGATCGCGCGCGACACCGCCAGGCGCTTCCGCTTCACGCCGATCCAGTCGCCCTACGGCACCCGGCTGGCACAGGCCTTCGGCATCGATCCCCAGGACCCCGACACCAACGCGGTCGTGCATGGCGGCAAGGCGCATCTCAAATCCGATGCTGCGCTGACCGTATTGTCGAACCTGCCGGGCTGGGGCTGGACGCGCGCGCTGCGCGCCATTCCGAAGCCGCTGCGCGATGCGGTCTATGGCGTGGTCGCACGCAACCGCTACCACATCTTCGGCAAATACGAATCCTGCTTCGTGCCGGATGCCGAGCTGCGCAAGCGGGTGCTGGAGTCGTGATCCGGTCGGCGGTGAGATGCGGCCATGAGCGCCGATTAATCGATTGAATCGAATGATACGTGCGATATAATCTGTTGGATCGATTGGTCACAGCATGAAATTCTCTTCCTTGCACTTGGTTTGGGAGAGATTTCCATGGCCGCCCCCTCGCATGATCTGATCGCCGATGCGCCCGTTGCCATTCATCATCGACCTGCGCACGCGCCTGCGACGCCGGCGGCACCGACGCTGCTGCCCGGGCTCGCGCTGTCCGCGGCGCTCGCGGCCGGCGCCTTCGGGCTGCGCCTGCTGCCAGGCCTCGGCCTGTTCAGCCCGATGATCCTGGCGATCGTGGCAGGGATGGCGCTGCACAACGTGGTCGGCACACCGGCGCGGGCCAAGCCCGGCGTCGCCTTCTCGATGCGTCGCGTACTGCGGCTAGCGATCATCCTGCTGGGCCTGCAACTGACGGCGACGCAGATCGTCGAGGTCGGCGCGCGTGGTCTCGCCGTGATCGCGCTGAGCCTCACCGGCACCTTCCTGTTCACGGTGTGGATGGGACAGCTGCTCGGCGTCAACCGCAAGCTGGCGGAGCTGATCGCGGCGGGCACCTCGATCTGCGGTGCGTCCGCCGTGATCGCGACCAACACGGTCACGCGCGCCCATGACGAGGACGTCGCCTATGCGGTGGCCTGCGTCACGGTGTTCGGCTCGATCGCAATGTTCATCTATCCGCTGCTTCCGGCGCTGCTGCATCTCGACGCCCACGCCTTCGGCCTGTGGAGCGGGGCTTCGATTCACGAGATCGCCCAGGTGGTCGCGGCCGCGTTTCAGCAAGGCCAGCAGGCCGGCGAGTTCGGCACCATCGCCAAGCTCGCCCGCGTGATGCTGCTGGCGCCGGTCGTGCTCACGCTCGGCCTGCTGGCAACGCGGCGTGCGCGCCATGGCGGCGAGACCCGGGGCAATGCGCAGCCGCCACTGCCCTGGTTCGTGTTCGGCTTCATCGCGCTGGTCGGCCTCAACAGCGTGATCAGCATTCCCGCCGAGATGAAGACGGTGATCGTGACCGCGACCACGTTCCTGCTGTCGATGGCGCTGGCCGCGATGGGACTGGAGACAGATTTCGCCAAGCTCAAGGCCAAGGGCCTGCGGCCGCTGGCGCTGGGCCTGCTCGCCTTCCTGTTCATCGCAGGCTTCAGCCTGGCCCTGGTGAAGCTCACCACATAGGACGCTTGTGACGCTCGAACAGCTCAGGATCTTCGTTGCGGTCGCGACCCGCGAGCACGTCACCCAGGCGGCGCGCGACCTCAATTTGACCCAGTCGGCGACATCGGCGGCTGTGGCCGCGCTCGAAGCGCGCTACGAGACCAGGCTATTCGATCGCGTCGGACGCCGCATCGTGCTCACGGCGACCGGGAAGGCGTTTCTCGTCGAAGCGAAGGCGGTGCTGGCGCGCGCGGCCGCCGCCGAGACCGTGCTGAACGATCTCGCCGGCCTGAAGCGGGGGCAGCTGGCGCTGGCGGCCAGCCAGACCATCGCGGGCTATTGGCTGCCGGCCTTCATTCACCGCTTCAGTGCTGCGCATCCGGCGATCAAGCTGCAGCTGTCGATCGGCAATACCGAGCAGGTCGCGACCCAGGTCCGCGAGGGCTCTGCCGATCTCGGCTTCGTCGAGGGCGATGTCGACGATCCCGTGCTCACGGTTCAGCCAGTCGCGCAGGACAACATGGTGCTGGTCGGTCCGATCGGTCATCCGCTGTGCCGCGGAAGGTCAGTGACAACCGGCGACCTGAAGACGGCGCGCTGGGTGTTGCGCGAGCAGGGCTCCGGCACGCGCGCCGCGCTCGAAACAGCGCTTGGCCGCTTCGGGATCACCCCGGCCGAGCTCGATGTGGTGTTCGACCTGCCGTCCAACGAGGCCGTGCGCGGCGCCGTCGAAGCCGGCGCCGGCGTCACCGTGCTGTCGCGCCTCGTGGTCATGCGCGCCGTCAAGGCCGGGCTGCTCGCCGTCGCCAACATCGAGCTGCCCAAGCGGCACTTCTACAGCCTGCGCCACAAAGAGCATCACCAGACGCAGGCCGCGCGGGAGTTTCTGCGGATGGTGGGGGAGACGCATTGATCGGGGCACGTCATCGCGAGCCCAGCGAAAGCGATCGAGAAATCCCACCGCGGTGACAGTCTGGACTGCTTCGCTGCGCTCGCAATGACGATCGATGGACTAGCGCCTGGTTAATGACGCCAGAGCTTCCCGCGCCGCGCGCTCGCCGCTGTCGCGCGCGCCATGGGCGGTCGAGAAGAAATCCGAGGGCGTCGCCTCGCCGGCGAAGAACAGCCGATCATCAACCGGCGCGGCCAGCACGGCGCGCTTGTCGGCATGTCCGGGCAGTGCATGCGAATAGGCGCCGCGCGCGAACGGGTCGGCGCCCCAGCGGGACTCGGCGAGCGGACGGAGGCTGTTGCGGATGTCGTTGCCGAGCAGGGCCGCGATGTCGTCGATCGCCTGCGCCGCCAAGGCCCCCTCGCCCGCCGCCTCGATGTCGCGGGCGAAGCTGCCGCCATAAAAACCTTCGATGCAGGGCTGGCCGAACGGGCGCAGCTGGAAGCTGCCGACCCGCGCGGTGTGGCTGCGGCCGCGCATGCCCGAATCCCTCGGCAGGTGCTCCCAGCCGTCGAGCGCCAGCGTCACCTTGTTGTCCAGCCCGAGTGGCAGGCCGGTAGCGGCTTCGACCTTGGCAGGCAGCGCCGGCGTGAAACGGAGCGCTTCGTCGGCGATGAGATTGGTCGGCACGGTCACGATGACCTTGTCGGCCGTCAGCGTGCCCTGTGACGTCGTCAGGCGGATGCGCCTGTCGCCACGGTCGATCAGCGTCACGTTGCAGTCGAGCACGATCGGCAGGTCCGCACCGTAGGCTGCAACGAGGGCGCCATAGCCGCGGCGGATCCGCCAGTTCAGCTCGGTGTCCTCATAGGCCTCGAAGTCGAGCAGCGACATCTGCTCCAGCTCGCAGCCGTTGAGATAGGTGCAGATCGCGTCGATCATGCCGTTCCAGCGATTGCCGGGCTCGAGGCAGATGCTCGCAGGCGCATCGCGGCCGCTCTTGGCAGCCTCCGCGGTACGCATGAAGAACGCCTCCAGCGCGCGGATGAATTCTTCGCGCTCTTCGCGCGGGAATGCCGCCTCATAGGCCTGGTCGCGCCACGGTGGACGTGACTTGTCGATGGCGAAAGCGAGCTTCCCGGCGATGGCGACGAAGGAGTTGCGATCAGCCGAATGCAGCCAGCCGCAGCCGAGATCGAACGTGACATCAGGCGAAGCCATGATGGTGTGGGCACGCCCGCCGATGCGGCCGCGGGCCTCCAGGACGATAAACGAGACGCCCTTGTCCTGCAGCGCATGTGCGGCGCCGAGGCCCGCGGCACCCGCGCCGATGATGGCGATGTCGATGGAGGATGGGAAAGACATTGGCTCATCCAACTCCGTCGTCACGCCCGGCCTTGTCCCGGGCATCCACGTCGTCCTCGCAAGCCCCAAAACGTGGATGGCCGGGACAAGCCCGGCCATGACGCATTTGAGAATGGAGGGCGGAAATTACGCCACCGCTTCCTTCTGCTTCTCGGCGCGCTTGCGCTCGTTCGGATCGAGATGCTTCTTGCGCAGCCGGATCGACTTCGGCGTGACCTCGACCAGCTCGTCGTCCTCGATATAGGCGAGCGCCTTTTCCAGCGTCATCTTGATCGGCGGCGTCAGGCGGACTGCCTCGTCCT
This region of Bradyrhizobium sp. SZCCHNS1050 genomic DNA includes:
- a CDS encoding DUF2269 domain-containing protein, with the translated sequence MTLYFLIKYLHVLGAIVILGTGTGIAFFMLMAHLSGEAAFIARTAGVVVIADMLFTLSAVLLQPVTGGTLMWLSSTAVSERWLLTSLALYAVAGLFWVPVIFMQIELRDLARAADISAQALPPRYFIVFRRWFLCGIPGFGAVMAILWLMIAKPL
- a CDS encoding NAD(P)/FAD-dependent oxidoreductase, yielding MSFPSSIDIAIIGAGAAGLGAAHALQDKGVSFIVLEARGRIGGRAHTIMASPDVTFDLGCGWLHSADRNSFVAIAGKLAFAIDKSRPPWRDQAYEAAFPREEREEFIRALEAFFMRTAEAAKSGRDAPASICLEPGNRWNGMIDAICTYLNGCELEQMSLLDFEAYEDTELNWRIRRGYGALVAAYGADLPIVLDCNVTLIDRGDRRIRLTTSQGTLTADKVIVTVPTNLIADEALRFTPALPAKVEAATGLPLGLDNKVTLALDGWEHLPRDSGMRGRSHTARVGSFQLRPFGQPCIEGFYGGSFARDIEAAGEGALAAQAIDDIAALLGNDIRNSLRPLAESRWGADPFARGAYSHALPGHADKRAVLAAPVDDRLFFAGEATPSDFFSTAHGARDSGERAAREALASLTRR
- a CDS encoding LysR family transcriptional regulator, yielding MTLEQLRIFVAVATREHVTQAARDLNLTQSATSAAVAALEARYETRLFDRVGRRIVLTATGKAFLVEAKAVLARAAAAETVLNDLAGLKRGQLALAASQTIAGYWLPAFIHRFSAAHPAIKLQLSIGNTEQVATQVREGSADLGFVEGDVDDPVLTVQPVAQDNMVLVGPIGHPLCRGRSVTTGDLKTARWVLREQGSGTRAALETALGRFGITPAELDVVFDLPSNEAVRGAVEAGAGVTVLSRLVVMRAVKAGLLAVANIELPKRHFYSLRHKEHHQTQAAREFLRMVGETH
- a CDS encoding YeiH family protein codes for the protein MAAPSHDLIADAPVAIHHRPAHAPATPAAPTLLPGLALSAALAAGAFGLRLLPGLGLFSPMILAIVAGMALHNVVGTPARAKPGVAFSMRRVLRLAIILLGLQLTATQIVEVGARGLAVIALSLTGTFLFTVWMGQLLGVNRKLAELIAAGTSICGASAVIATNTVTRAHDEDVAYAVACVTVFGSIAMFIYPLLPALLHLDAHAFGLWSGASIHEIAQVVAAAFQQGQQAGEFGTIAKLARVMLLAPVVLTLGLLATRRARHGGETRGNAQPPLPWFVFGFIALVGLNSVISIPAEMKTVIVTATTFLLSMALAAMGLETDFAKLKAKGLRPLALGLLAFLFIAGFSLALVKLTT
- a CDS encoding thiol-disulfide oxidoreductase DCC family protein → MTNWPDDDVILYDGVCVFCSRWVQFVIARDTARRFRFTPIQSPYGTRLAQAFGIDPQDPDTNAVVHGGKAHLKSDAALTVLSNLPGWGWTRALRAIPKPLRDAVYGVVARNRYHIFGKYESCFVPDAELRKRVLES
- a CDS encoding SDR family oxidoreductase; the protein is MITSTTPRILVLGASGLIGRFITDDLRQRGCATVGVARAFSPSQRTSPFDIELPIMALDAPALASLIRAHEIDVVINCLGVLQDGPGSDTAAVHREFVARVLAAITACGRRVRFIHISIPGTADEDHTAFATTKREAEQLIASSDIPYAILRPGFVIAPSAYGGSAMVRALAALPVDLPARDAATPFQPVAVADIAATIAWLAMRPIDDEATRAVSWDLMQPEAVTLGDVVDAFRRSFGTTDWPRVALPAPLINLGAFAGDLCSRLGWMPPMRTTAIAELRRGVHGDPAPWIAATGITPTPLDAVGVRGATIQDKWFARLFLIKALIIASLVLFWVASGSIALFVSFPATTAVLTTHGWPEGFAIPFAAITSMMDISVGLLIAFRKTAAFGLAAGILVSLGYMLGCAILTPDLWLEPLGALVKTGPAIVLMLVALLMMDNR